The Elgaria multicarinata webbii isolate HBS135686 ecotype San Diego chromosome 1, rElgMul1.1.pri, whole genome shotgun sequence genome has a window encoding:
- the ROMO1 gene encoding reactive oxygen species modulator 1, translating to MPVTVGPYGQSQPSCFDRVKMGFMMGFAVGMAAGALFGTFSCLRIGMRGRELMGGVGKTMMQSGGTFGTFMAIGMGIRC from the exons aTGCCTGTGACAGTGGGGCCATATGGCCAGTCCCAACCCAGTTGCTTTGACAGAGTGAAAATGGGTTTCATGATGGGCTTTGCTGTTGGTATGGCAGCAGGTGCACTGTTTGGTACATTTTCTTGCCTCAG GATTGGCATGAGAGGACGAGAACTGATGGGTGGCGTTGGCAAAACTATGATGCAGAGTGGTGGAACATTTGGGACATTTATGGCAATTGGCATGGGGATCCGGTGTTAA
- the RBM39 gene encoding RNA-binding protein 39 isoform X1, which produces MADDIDIEAMLEAPYKKDENKLSSANGHEERSKKRKKSKSRSRSHDRKRSRSKERKRSRERERKKSKSRERKRSKSKERKRSRSRSRERRFRGRYRSPYSGPKFNSAIRGKIGLPHNIKISRRRSRSKSPFRKDKSPVREPIDNLTPEERDARTVFCMQLAARIRPRDLEEFFSTVGKVRDVRMISDRNSRRSKGIAYVEFVDVSSVPLAIGLTGQRVLGVPIIVQASQAEKNRAAAMANNLQKGSAGPMRLYVGSLHFNITEDMLRGIFEPFGRIESIQLMMDSETGRSKGYGFITFSDSECAKKALEQLNGFELAGRPMKVGHVTERTDASSASSFLDSDELERTGIDLGTTGRLQLMARLAEGTGLQIPPAAQQALQMSGSLAFSAVADLQTRLSQQSEVLAAAASVQPLATQCFQLSNMFNPQTEEEAGWDTEIKDDVIEECNKHGGVVHIYVDKNSAQGNVYVKCPSIAAAIAAVNALHGRWFAGKMITAAYVPLPTYHNLFPDSMTATQLLVPTRR; this is translated from the exons ATGGCTGATGATATTGATATTGAAGCAATGCTTGAAGCTCCTTATAAGAAG GATGAGAACAAATTGAGCAGTGCCAATGGCCATGAAGAGCGCAGCAAGAA GAGAAAAAAGAGCAAGAGCAGAAGTCGTAGTCATGACAGGAAGAGGAGTAGAAGTAAGGAACGCAAAAGAAGCCGTGAGCGTGAGAGGAAGAAGAGCAAAAGCCGAGAGAGGAAGCGCAGTAAAAGTAAAGAACGGAAACGCAGCCGTTCAAGAAGCAGAGAACGTCGATTCAGAGGCCGTTATAGAAGTCCTTA TTCTGGACCCAAGTTCAACAGTGCCATCAGAGGAAAGATTGGCTTGCCTCACAACATCAAAATAAg CAGACGACGATCTAGgagcaaaagtccattcagaaAAGACAagagtcctgtgag AGAACCTATTGATAATCTTACTCCAGAGGAGCGGGATGCTCGAACAGTGTTTTGTATGCAACTTGCTGCAAGAATTAGACCAAGAGACCTAGAAGAGTTTTTCTCTACTGTAGGAAAG GTCCGTGATGTACGCATGATTTCAGATAGAAATTCCAGACGTTCCAAGGGGATTGCTTATGTGGAATTTGTTGATGTTAGTTCAGTACCTTTGGCAATTGGATTAACCGGACAGCGAGTGTTGGGAGTACCAATTATTGTACAAGCATCTCAA gCAGAGAAGAACAGAGCAGCAGCAATGGCTAATAATCTACAAAAGGGCAGTGCGGGCCCCATGAGGCTCTACGTAGGATCATTACACTTCAATATAACAGAAGATATGCTTCGTGGAATCTTTGAGCCATTTGGCCGG ATTGAAAGCATTCAGCTGATGATGGACAGTGAAACTGGCCGTTCCAAAGGATATGGATTTATTACT ttttCAGACTCTGAGTGTGCTAAAAAGGCCTTGGAACAACTAAATGGATTTGAGCTAGCTGGCAGACCAATGAAAGTAGGGCATGTAACTGAACGTACAGATGCATCCAGTGCAAGCTCATTTTTGGACAGTGATGAACTGGAAAGGACTGGAATTGACTTGGGAACAACTGGTCGCCTTCAATTAATGGCAAGACTTGCTGAAG GTACTGGCTTACAAATCCCTCCAGCTGCACAGCAAGCTCTGCAAATGAGTGGATCATTAGCATTTAGTGCAGTAGcag atttgcaGACCAGACTTTCACAGCAGAGTGAAG TTTTGGCTGCAGCTGCTTCTGTACAACCACTTGCAACACAGTGTTTCCAGCTCTCCAACATGTTTAATCCTCAAAC TGAAGAAGAAGCTGGCTGGGATACAGAAATTAAGGATGATGTGATTGAGGAATGTAACAAACATGGAGGAGTTGTTCATATTTACGTAGACAAAAATTCAGCTCAG GGCAATGTATACGTCAAATGCCCTTCGATAGCTGCAGCAATTGCCGCTGTCAATGCATTACATGGAAGGTGGTTTGCAG GTAAAATGATCACAGCAGCATATGTACCTCTTCCAACATACCACAACCTTTTCCCAGATTCTATGACTGCAACCCAGCTCTTGGTTCCTACTCGGCGATGA
- the RBM39 gene encoding RNA-binding protein 39 isoform X2 has translation MATWGLGRDIALDENKLSSANGHEERSKKRKKSKSRSRSHDRKRSRSKERKRSRERERKKSKSRERKRSKSKERKRSRSRSRERRFRGRYRSPYSGPKFNSAIRGKIGLPHNIKISRRRSRSKSPFRKDKSPVREPIDNLTPEERDARTVFCMQLAARIRPRDLEEFFSTVGKVRDVRMISDRNSRRSKGIAYVEFVDVSSVPLAIGLTGQRVLGVPIIVQASQAEKNRAAAMANNLQKGSAGPMRLYVGSLHFNITEDMLRGIFEPFGRIESIQLMMDSETGRSKGYGFITFSDSECAKKALEQLNGFELAGRPMKVGHVTERTDASSASSFLDSDELERTGIDLGTTGRLQLMARLAEGTGLQIPPAAQQALQMSGSLAFSAVADLQTRLSQQSEVLAAAASVQPLATQCFQLSNMFNPQTEEEAGWDTEIKDDVIEECNKHGGVVHIYVDKNSAQGNVYVKCPSIAAAIAAVNALHGRWFAGKMITAAYVPLPTYHNLFPDSMTATQLLVPTRR, from the exons ATGGCCACTTGGGGCTTAGGCAGAGATATAGCCTTG GATGAGAACAAATTGAGCAGTGCCAATGGCCATGAAGAGCGCAGCAAGAA GAGAAAAAAGAGCAAGAGCAGAAGTCGTAGTCATGACAGGAAGAGGAGTAGAAGTAAGGAACGCAAAAGAAGCCGTGAGCGTGAGAGGAAGAAGAGCAAAAGCCGAGAGAGGAAGCGCAGTAAAAGTAAAGAACGGAAACGCAGCCGTTCAAGAAGCAGAGAACGTCGATTCAGAGGCCGTTATAGAAGTCCTTA TTCTGGACCCAAGTTCAACAGTGCCATCAGAGGAAAGATTGGCTTGCCTCACAACATCAAAATAAg CAGACGACGATCTAGgagcaaaagtccattcagaaAAGACAagagtcctgtgag AGAACCTATTGATAATCTTACTCCAGAGGAGCGGGATGCTCGAACAGTGTTTTGTATGCAACTTGCTGCAAGAATTAGACCAAGAGACCTAGAAGAGTTTTTCTCTACTGTAGGAAAG GTCCGTGATGTACGCATGATTTCAGATAGAAATTCCAGACGTTCCAAGGGGATTGCTTATGTGGAATTTGTTGATGTTAGTTCAGTACCTTTGGCAATTGGATTAACCGGACAGCGAGTGTTGGGAGTACCAATTATTGTACAAGCATCTCAA gCAGAGAAGAACAGAGCAGCAGCAATGGCTAATAATCTACAAAAGGGCAGTGCGGGCCCCATGAGGCTCTACGTAGGATCATTACACTTCAATATAACAGAAGATATGCTTCGTGGAATCTTTGAGCCATTTGGCCGG ATTGAAAGCATTCAGCTGATGATGGACAGTGAAACTGGCCGTTCCAAAGGATATGGATTTATTACT ttttCAGACTCTGAGTGTGCTAAAAAGGCCTTGGAACAACTAAATGGATTTGAGCTAGCTGGCAGACCAATGAAAGTAGGGCATGTAACTGAACGTACAGATGCATCCAGTGCAAGCTCATTTTTGGACAGTGATGAACTGGAAAGGACTGGAATTGACTTGGGAACAACTGGTCGCCTTCAATTAATGGCAAGACTTGCTGAAG GTACTGGCTTACAAATCCCTCCAGCTGCACAGCAAGCTCTGCAAATGAGTGGATCATTAGCATTTAGTGCAGTAGcag atttgcaGACCAGACTTTCACAGCAGAGTGAAG TTTTGGCTGCAGCTGCTTCTGTACAACCACTTGCAACACAGTGTTTCCAGCTCTCCAACATGTTTAATCCTCAAAC TGAAGAAGAAGCTGGCTGGGATACAGAAATTAAGGATGATGTGATTGAGGAATGTAACAAACATGGAGGAGTTGTTCATATTTACGTAGACAAAAATTCAGCTCAG GGCAATGTATACGTCAAATGCCCTTCGATAGCTGCAGCAATTGCCGCTGTCAATGCATTACATGGAAGGTGGTTTGCAG GTAAAATGATCACAGCAGCATATGTACCTCTTCCAACATACCACAACCTTTTCCCAGATTCTATGACTGCAACCCAGCTCTTGGTTCCTACTCGGCGATGA
- the RBM39 gene encoding RNA-binding protein 39 isoform X3, protein MQLAARIRPRDLEEFFSTVGKVRDVRMISDRNSRRSKGIAYVEFVDVSSVPLAIGLTGQRVLGVPIIVQASQAEKNRAAAMANNLQKGSAGPMRLYVGSLHFNITEDMLRGIFEPFGRIESIQLMMDSETGRSKGYGFITFSDSECAKKALEQLNGFELAGRPMKVGHVTERTDASSASSFLDSDELERTGIDLGTTGRLQLMARLAEGTGLQIPPAAQQALQMSGSLAFSAVADLQTRLSQQSEVLAAAASVQPLATQCFQLSNMFNPQTEEEAGWDTEIKDDVIEECNKHGGVVHIYVDKNSAQGNVYVKCPSIAAAIAAVNALHGRWFAGKMITAAYVPLPTYHNLFPDSMTATQLLVPTRR, encoded by the exons ATGCAACTTGCTGCAAGAATTAGACCAAGAGACCTAGAAGAGTTTTTCTCTACTGTAGGAAAG GTCCGTGATGTACGCATGATTTCAGATAGAAATTCCAGACGTTCCAAGGGGATTGCTTATGTGGAATTTGTTGATGTTAGTTCAGTACCTTTGGCAATTGGATTAACCGGACAGCGAGTGTTGGGAGTACCAATTATTGTACAAGCATCTCAA gCAGAGAAGAACAGAGCAGCAGCAATGGCTAATAATCTACAAAAGGGCAGTGCGGGCCCCATGAGGCTCTACGTAGGATCATTACACTTCAATATAACAGAAGATATGCTTCGTGGAATCTTTGAGCCATTTGGCCGG ATTGAAAGCATTCAGCTGATGATGGACAGTGAAACTGGCCGTTCCAAAGGATATGGATTTATTACT ttttCAGACTCTGAGTGTGCTAAAAAGGCCTTGGAACAACTAAATGGATTTGAGCTAGCTGGCAGACCAATGAAAGTAGGGCATGTAACTGAACGTACAGATGCATCCAGTGCAAGCTCATTTTTGGACAGTGATGAACTGGAAAGGACTGGAATTGACTTGGGAACAACTGGTCGCCTTCAATTAATGGCAAGACTTGCTGAAG GTACTGGCTTACAAATCCCTCCAGCTGCACAGCAAGCTCTGCAAATGAGTGGATCATTAGCATTTAGTGCAGTAGcag atttgcaGACCAGACTTTCACAGCAGAGTGAAG TTTTGGCTGCAGCTGCTTCTGTACAACCACTTGCAACACAGTGTTTCCAGCTCTCCAACATGTTTAATCCTCAAAC TGAAGAAGAAGCTGGCTGGGATACAGAAATTAAGGATGATGTGATTGAGGAATGTAACAAACATGGAGGAGTTGTTCATATTTACGTAGACAAAAATTCAGCTCAG GGCAATGTATACGTCAAATGCCCTTCGATAGCTGCAGCAATTGCCGCTGTCAATGCATTACATGGAAGGTGGTTTGCAG GTAAAATGATCACAGCAGCATATGTACCTCTTCCAACATACCACAACCTTTTCCCAGATTCTATGACTGCAACCCAGCTCTTGGTTCCTACTCGGCGATGA